One window from the genome of Diorhabda sublineata isolate icDioSubl1.1 chromosome 10, icDioSubl1.1, whole genome shotgun sequence encodes:
- the LOC130449851 gene encoding uncharacterized protein DDB_G0283357-like, which produces MQKCLTRCFLLFFLSLTCSSSDPVVIQTLKNGEQYEGHNNFGVSTNQGIANFEGDAGFNKLNEKNLVNSMSNVRYGEQNNNKNDHLSANNFNTGNFFNKGGTADNSFEDKKVHQKGHQRNGFHNSYHKDEVGSNSSFYDSGSDEGGQHIRKSDSGSYGNAMEDNKHGNHLDSSYHANQGVNQGQYDNAHIYDADRMNNQNYNRNHQFDDRRISNQGANSFGAGGIYDEQRYASPPYRRDHYAGGDGYYEGYDRSYPKRRITIFEDPRYDEHPNQMRYNHDRIELDVRPAKRHPDYFHRRRHGYY; this is translated from the exons ATGCAGAAGTGCCTCACACGGTgctttctattattttttctatcattaaCATGTTCGAGCTCAGATCCAGTAGTTattcaaactttaaaaaatGGGGAACAATACGAAGGCCATAATAATTTTGGAGTTTCAACTAATCAAG GTATTGCCAACTTTGAGGGTGACGCAGGATTCAACAAactcaatgaaaaaaatttagtaaattctATGTCAAATGTCCGGTACGGCGAGCAGAACAATAACAAGAATGACCACTTGAGTGCTAATAATTTCAATacaggaaatttttttaataaaggtgGTACGGCAGATAATAGTTTCGAGGATAAAAAAGTTCATCAAAAAGGCCATCAACGTAATGGATTCCATAATAGCTATCACAAAGACGAGGTCGGGAGCAATTCCAGTTTTTATGATAGTGGTAGTGATGAAGGTGGTCAACACATTCGAAAAAGCGATTCAg GTTCTTATGGAAACGCCATGGAAGATAATAAGCATGGAAATCATCTTGATAGCTCTTATCATGCAAATCAAGGAGTGAACCAAGGTCAATACGACAATGCTCATATATATGACGCAGATAGGATGAATAATCAGAATTACAACAGAAATCATCAATTTGATGATCGGAGAATCTCTAATCAAGGTGCAAATTCATTTGGAGCAGGTGGAATTTACGATGAACAAAGATACGCGAGTCCTCCTTACCGTAGAGATCATTATGCAGGAGGTGATGGTTATTATGAAGGCTACGATAGAAGTTATCCAAAGAGGCGAATTACAATTTTTGAGGACCCTCGATACGATGAACATCCAAATCAAATGCGATATAATCATGATAGAATAGAATTAGATGTCCGACCGGCAAAGAGACATCCTGATTATTTTCATCGTAGACGACATGGATATTATTAg